One segment of Ureibacillus thermophilus DNA contains the following:
- a CDS encoding pyridoxal-phosphate-dependent aminotransferase family protein: MRNQDILLVPGPTPVVDEIYDALAFETRGHTDPRFVEVYKHALQQTKQLFQTDGEVFVIAGSGTLAMEMAIVNTVGKGERLLVISHGYFGDRFTHLAKAYDIQVDVLQSEWGKQVDPALVEETLKNNSYKAVTITHADTSTGVVSNLDALVPIIKRAGALVILDGVVATAAIQEDMSKTYGHPDYKLDVVLTGSQKAIGIPPGLAIVAFNQTALKAREQLERIPAYYCDIENWKPIMQDPSKYFATPPVNLIYAYNEALKIVLKEGMEQREKRHIAYGRGIRAAMRTYGMRPLADEEVAAPTLSCFIYPEGVEDAAFRNKLASRGIIVAGSLAHLAGKAFRMGHMGNTTPEMLEKAIQSIGEVLQELGHEAEIEQAMEVFRKEMNQAVMN, translated from the coding sequence TGAAATTTACGATGCGCTGGCGTTCGAAACAAGGGGGCATACGGATCCGCGCTTTGTTGAAGTTTATAAACATGCATTGCAACAAACAAAACAATTATTCCAAACGGATGGAGAAGTGTTTGTTATTGCAGGTTCAGGTACATTGGCGATGGAAATGGCGATTGTCAACACAGTTGGAAAAGGGGAACGTTTACTCGTTATCAGCCATGGTTATTTTGGAGACCGTTTCACACATTTAGCAAAAGCTTATGATATTCAAGTAGATGTATTGCAATCCGAATGGGGGAAACAAGTAGATCCTGCATTAGTGGAGGAAACATTAAAGAACAATTCCTATAAAGCTGTAACCATCACCCATGCAGATACATCTACAGGGGTAGTTTCAAATTTGGATGCTCTAGTTCCCATCATTAAACGGGCAGGAGCTCTCGTCATTTTGGATGGCGTTGTAGCAACTGCAGCGATTCAAGAAGATATGAGCAAAACTTATGGACATCCTGATTATAAATTGGATGTCGTGCTGACTGGTTCCCAAAAGGCAATTGGAATACCGCCGGGACTTGCTATTGTAGCCTTTAATCAAACGGCCTTAAAAGCGAGGGAACAATTGGAGCGCATTCCTGCATACTACTGTGATATTGAAAATTGGAAGCCTATTATGCAAGACCCGTCAAAATATTTTGCTACTCCGCCGGTGAACTTGATTTATGCATACAATGAGGCGTTAAAAATTGTTTTAAAAGAAGGAATGGAACAACGAGAAAAACGGCATATTGCTTACGGTCGGGGCATTCGGGCAGCCATGCGCACCTATGGCATGCGGCCGTTAGCAGATGAAGAAGTGGCAGCCCCTACATTAAGTTGTTTTATTTATCCGGAAGGCGTGGAGGATGCTGCTTTTCGGAATAAACTCGCATCCCGCGGAATCATCGTTGCAGGTTCACTTGCCCATCTAGCAGGGAAAGCATTCCGCATGGGCCATATGGGCAATACAACGCCGGAAATGCTGGAAAAGGCTATTCAGTCTATCGGAGAAGTGCTTCAAGAGTTAGGGCATGAAGCGGAAATTGAACAAGCAATGGAAGTTTTTCGGAAAGAAATGAATCAAGCAGTGATGAATTAG